The following are encoded in a window of Actinomycetota bacterium genomic DNA:
- a CDS encoding transcriptional repressor → MGSQLHRTVEQRLRRARSRYTRGRRQLVDLLADAGRPVTIGELLDRGSGLSQSSVYRNLQVLEQAGAVRRLVTATDPGARFELAEDLTSHHHHLICNVCGGIEDLQPSAPIERAVARLTSELAAADRFATEQHRLDLVGTCADCR, encoded by the coding sequence ATGGGCTCCCAGCTGCACCGCACGGTCGAGCAGCGGCTGCGCCGGGCCCGGTCGCGGTACACGCGCGGACGGCGGCAGCTGGTCGATCTCCTGGCGGATGCCGGGCGCCCGGTCACGATCGGAGAGCTCCTCGACCGCGGCAGCGGCCTGTCGCAGAGCTCGGTGTACCGCAACCTGCAGGTCCTCGAGCAGGCTGGAGCGGTGCGGCGCTTGGTCACCGCCACGGATCCGGGCGCCCGGTTCGAGCTGGCCGAGGACCTCACGTCGCACCACCATCATCTGATCTGCAACGTGTGCGGCGGGATCGAGGACCTGCAGCCGTCAGCGCCGATCGAGCGCGCCGTGGCCCGGCTGACCAGTGAACTGGCCGCCGCCGACCGCTTCGCGACCGAGCAGCACCGGCTCGATCTGGTGGGCACCTGCGCCGACTGCCGCTGA